A region from the Lolium perenne isolate Kyuss_39 chromosome 4, Kyuss_2.0, whole genome shotgun sequence genome encodes:
- the LOC127294375 gene encoding UPF0481 protein At3g47200 produces the protein MDHQGQSSGSGSVVLEMDSLLNELKRKLKSLKSSKAQPQEDSFPRIMVAKVGHLRRNVCNSEYDPDHVSIGPYNHPRQLPTQQDKVRSLLTVLSAAEEEEPSMTVEVYLKELACLEDKARRYYANTFDDITSDQFVHMLLLDGCYILSRFASFPPKHTAAHGAGAARSSAFAASLEDLAVVRDVFFLAENQIPFFVLEKIGELTVPGGRAHVGKWIADHALELMKAQRYAVAAPKSTEPENLLHLLHMHLKPQEMAALLPGATGNGAADKPVSPVGRWRTATEYSYAGVKFTSKEMDEEGDVRCILDVKLDSGTLEVPRLDIDNETWRLLRNLMELEQRNREEVGSHVTAYCVFMSQLASDKKDVELLSKRGVIVHAHGNDGEVAQHFADLCKGIMFDTSEPKINYLWDIRQKLEKRSRSYPRRWMAWLKRKYFSNPWLAVGLLAAAVGLVCAIVQALYSVLSYKQGWN, from the exons ATGGATCACCAAG GCCAATCTAGCGGTTCGGGTTCCGTCGTTCTAGAGATGGATTCATTGTTGAATGAACTCAAAAGAAAACTAAAATCCCTAAAATCCTCCAAGGCGCAGCCACAAGAAGACAGCTTTCCTCGCATCATGGTCGCCAAGGTCGGCCACCTCAGGCGCAACGTCTGCAACAGCGAGTATGATCCTGATCACGTCTCCATCGGCCCGTACAACCACCCTCGGCAACTCCCGACGCAACAGGACAAGGTGAGAAGCCTGCTCACCGTGCTCTCGGCGGCGGAAGAAGAAGAACCCAGCATGACGGTGGAGGTGTACCTCAAGGAGCTGGCGTGCCTCGAGGACAAGGCGCGGCGTTATTACGCCAACACATTCGATGACATTACGAGCGACCAATTCGTCCACATGCTCCTGCTCGATGGCTGCTACATACTCTCCCGCTTCGCGAGCTTCCCACCAAAACACACCGCGGCGCACGGTGCGGGGGCTGCCCGCTCATCGGCGTTCGCCGCCTCCCTTGAAGATTTGGCGGTGGTGCGCGACGTCTTCTTCCTCGCGGAGAACCAGATACCGTTCTTCGTCCTTGAGAAGATCGGCGAGCTGACAGTGCCGGGCGGTAGGGCTCATGTGGGCAAATGGATCGCGGATCATGCCCTTGAACTCATGAAGGCACAAAGGTACGCAGTGGCGGCGCCCAAGTCGACGGAGCCAGAGAATCTTCTCCATCTTCTGCATATGCATTTGAAGCCACAGGAAATGGCTGCCCTCTTGCCAGGCGCCACAGGAAACGGCGCCGCCGATAAACCTGTTTCGCCGGTGGGCCGGTGGCGCACGGCGACGGAGTACAGCTACGCCGGGGTGAAGTTCACAAGCAAAGAGATGGACGAAGAAGGGGACGTGCGCTGCATCCTGGACGTGAAACTGGACAGCGGCACGCTGGAGGTGCCCCGCCTGGACATCGACAACGAGACCTGGCGGCTGCTGCGCAACCTCATGGAGCTCGAGCAGCGGAACCGGGAGGAGGTGGGGAGCCATGTCACGGCCTACTGCGTGTTCATGTCGCAGCTGGCGAGCGACAAGAAGGACGTGGAGCTGCTGTCTAAGAGAGGGGTCATCGTGCACGCCCACGGCAACGACGGCGAGGTGGCCCAGCACTTCGCCGACCTCTGCAAGGGAATCATGTTCGACACCAGCGAACCCAAGATCAACTACCTGTGGGACATACGCCAGAAGCTGGAAAAAAGGTCCCGGAGCTACCCGCGGAGGTGGATGGCGTGGCTAAAGCGCAAGTACTTCAGCAACCCCTGGCTCGCAGTTGGGCTCCTGGCGGCTGCCGTTGGGCTAGTTTGTGCCATCGTCCAAGCACTGTACTCTGTTCTGAGTTACAAACAAGGATGGAACTAG
- the LOC127294377 gene encoding non-specific lipid-transfer protein 1, whose translation MARSTAAQLVVVAMVATMLLAAPYTADALTCGQVNSALSPCLAYARGTANSPSGGCCNGVRSLARAAQSTADKRTACNCLKTVARSSGVKAGNAASIPSKCGVSIPYTISTSFNCNSIR comes from the coding sequence ATGGCCCGTTCTACAGCTGCTCAGCTCGTGGTGGTGGCCATGGTGGCAACGATGCTCCTCGCCGCTCCTTACACCGCCGACGCCCTCACCTGTGGTCAGGTGAACTCTGCCTTGAGCCCCTGCCTGGCCTACGCTCGTGGCACCGCCAACTCCCCGTCCGGGGGCTGCTGCAACGGCGTCAGGTCGCTCGCCCGCGCCGCACAGAGCACCGCCGACAAGCGCACCGCGTGCAACTGCCTCAAGACCGTGGCCAGGAGCAGCGGGGTCAAGGCCGGCAACGCAGCCAGCATCCCGTCCAAGTGCGGCGTCAGCATCCCCTACaccatcagcacctccttcaactGCAACAGCATCCGCTGA